A window of Phragmites australis chromosome 15, lpPhrAust1.1, whole genome shotgun sequence genomic DNA:
ACCGGCTGTTCTTTACCCCACTAACCACCCGTCCACAGCAAACCATTCCGCCAATCTCATTCCCAACAAAGACAAATCACGGAGAGACAAAAGATGGATCTCTGAAGCATCCAAGCGCAAAACACACATCAAGGAAGCAACAAAACTCGGTTATAATCGCAGCATGAGAAAAGTGAATCAAAGATCCAATCTTATAGCAGAGGCTAGAGAGGGGAGCAAGCGTACCAAGTGGACACTGTCAGGAGCAGTAGTGAGCTGCGGCAGCGAGATGCCAAGATCCACCAAGATGCCCactttcttcctctctctctctctctctccctctatcctcctcctctttaGACTCTGGCATCAGGGAGGAGGGGtcaaggaggagatggcgaCGACGGATCCGACCTTGGGCGGTGGCGGTGACGTACGGGCGGCGCGAGGCAGAGCAGCGACAGCGGCGAACTGGCATGACGGAGCGGAGTCGTGGGAGGAGACAATCAGGGATGTGCAACTGGCGGCCAGGTGGTGAGGTGGGTGGGGCGCAGGATGAAAAGACGGTTTTCTTTGGTTTTGTATTAAGTGGGACAGTGGGAGACTGgtttttcttttagttttttattagattaCAGCGGAGATCGGCAGAGGAAGAAACTGGTGTTTTATATAAGTAGGGACGCACGACGAAAGTCGCGGTTTAAAGGAGTAGAGATTAACCTAGCAAATATGCTTTACTATATTATCAtctattttgcaaatatttcatGTTTCAAATATTTCCGCTCTGTAAAATTAGAGGATGGAATAAAACTCGCTTAAGCTAGTTGATCCTCCATCATTAGTAAAATCGTTAAAACCATCGAATTAGGAAAGCAATAGCAGCCCCCTCTTTCCAGAACCGGCTCCTCTGAAGTTACAGAGCAACAGTGAGCATAACTGCCCGTGAACAGTAGCAATGGAAGTGCTTTATGAACAATAATCAACAAACAATAACCCATAAATAGTATTTTATAAACAGTGATTTGTGACTCGGGATACCATAAATAGCAACTGTTCATTTCACCGTTCGCTCCTCCACAGCCCCGGGTCGTCGCGTCCAAACCCTAGCCCGCCTCCCGGCCTCCGGTGCTCGGATTCCCCGCGGCGGCGCGTGATCCGGCCCAACGCTCCCATCGCGCCCCGCGCGTCCGGTTCACCCTAGATCCGGCGGATGGAGCGCCCGGCGGagaaggaggcgccgccgcccgcggtGGAGGACGGGATGCTCTCGGCGACTGCGGCGATGGCGAGGGACGCCGCCGTGCTGCTCCAGAGCCGCCGGTACGCCGAGTGCGCCGAGGTGCTCGCACAGCTCCCGCTCAACGAGGGCGATCCCAAGGTGGACGATTCGGTCTCTTGTTTACTCTGGAGATGCGAGGAGGGTTAGGAGCTTTCGGGGTCAATCTTTTAGCTGTACAAGTATACTGCACATACCTTGAATCCGTGTTCTTGGCTGGGATAGCGGCAGTGCCTTTGGTTGGGGGACGTTTCAGTTGCTTGCTAGATGCATCTGTGGTTAGAGCTGTGCTTGGCAATTCTTGCGTGGGAATTTGGTGATGTGCATGTTTGAGTTCCATGCATGGCTGTGCTCTGGTGTGGGTAGTGTTAGGTCTGCAAATGTACGTGGTGAATGGGTGGATGCGTTCACCCTGGTTGTGATAGTTCGCTGGCGTATGCATATGCGCTTGCATCTGTTGCGTGAACTGTCGTTACATATGTCACCTGTGTGACTTGTGTGCGTGACTTGTATTTTCTGAACGTGTTGCGTGTTGAAAATATGAATGCCAGGTGATTTGGGCATGCTATTGGGCTCAGATGTGCCTTTCCGTGTTTACGATTTTCATTAGTTATGTCGCATGTTTGGTGAAGCATATGCCAGGGTCTGTTTAAGCTGGTTGTGTTTGGCTACAAATTTGAAGCATAATTGCCTAAGAACAGCAAGGAAAACAGTTTCTTTAGAATGATGGGTGAGATAGTTATCCATCATCTTCGTATAGGACAATAGTCAGTTTGAATCAGTAGCTATTCTACTTTCactttgggaagaaattgttGTGCTATCATAAATTTTTCCTTCATCTGATGTCCCAATTTTGCTGTTTTCAGGTCCTCCACAATATGGCCATTACAGAATCTTTCTTGGAAGGTTGTCCTGATCCAAAGAGTCTGCTTAAAATTCTAGGCGATGTTAAGGTTAGTTAATCTGCACGGCTCACTGTATCTTCATTTAATTGATGTGCAGATTATGTAGTAAAGTAATAGAAGCACGCCATCTTTCATTAGTAAATAACTATATAGGTAAAGCTTGAATTGGCAACTACAATGGAAGCCTGTTAGAGGCTCAGAGACACATGATTGTGAGAACAAAATGTTACTTTTGCCATGTCTATACTCTATACTCATTTATGGATGAAAAGAAGATACTGTGCAATGTGTCCTATCCTTTGGTTAATTTAAATCATAAGTTCCTTACTTCTTGGAAGGAGAATCTTGATGTTCCGCCTAATTGTTCTTCATCTATCTGTTGTGGGACCTATTTTGTGTAAGATCGCTTGAAATGGCTAAACATTTCTGTTGTTAGGGTTTTGTTGTTTCCAAATGATGATAGTTGTCACATGCATGAAAAATTCTTTCTTGCGTGGCTAGTGACAAAATTCTTTCATGTATGGATAGTGCTTTCTATTGTTTACCCTTGTATTTGTTCCCATATCTGTATGTTTTCCTAACTGTAGAATTGAATTAGTTTTGAATTGCCACCTGGTAGCATAACTTCCTATTTACTTGAAAGTTCTTTTTTCCGCGATGTGCACGAGTACACGAAACATGTGCGTTGTGTAGGACTATTGGACGCACTCCACATGTTGAGAATTGTGATAGCTATCTAGCTTATTAATTGTTCTGCCAACTTGTGTAAGGATGTGTATGTGTGAAGGGGCGTGAAAATAATCAAATTATGAAAACCTTACTGTTAGATATAAGCAATTGCAGAAGGGTTATGTGAGTAGGCATTAAGATAATTTGAGTTCGTGGGAGCATATTGATAGAACTGGACGTGAACCCATATAATCTTATGAACACCTTCACTATTGTTTTGCAACGATATACGCGTAGTGGTATAAGTTAGTTGTAAATATGGCCTTTTCAActtgcacccccccccccctcgcccTTAAAGCTCCCTGATTCCTTATTCTGCATATCCTTAGTTTTTCGAAGCTTCAAATTAGCAGTGGCAAACTACTTGCAGTATATCCTCATTGAaaccatatatgatatatttggCGAATACAGTGAGAATCTGAGCTGCCAGGTTGGTTTGAATCACGGCCTGTGCCCTGGTGGTGGGGAAACTATACAACTACCCCACCTACCTGGGTTTGTGTTGTACTTCCAGCTTGGGCACATAGTGAATGCTATATCACCTGGGAATTTCCAGGGGGGAAAATCAAACGGACAACGAAAAACCAGCCCCCTCCATTTTTGGGTCAGATTCTGGACAATACACACTATTTGTTAATACAATTGAGAGCAGAAAGAGAAAATAGCTATTACAGGTTGAAGAACAGCCAGGCTTGAAATGAACCTTGTGTTTGTGTAACTGCCTTCTGATTGGTTGTATAGCATTCTTTATATCCTTTGACCTACTTCAACGatacgcagctctcctgcgtattccagaaaaaaaaaatcctttgacCTACTGGTTATGACACTGTATTTGCTTATTGCTGCAGGTTGGAAAGATGCTGAAATATAAGCAAGAAGATGTTTGCGGAGGAGAGAGTAGTGAAAGTAAGAAGCAAACAACTATTGCAATAAAAATCATGATTAAGTCATTGCTTTCCATTGTGTCAATTATTCTTTCTTCACATGAATTCAGTTTTTTCACTACTTCATTGTATTGCACTCAAAATTGTTGTGTATCATGTTTCTTTCATCAGTGCACAGGGATCTGATTGATACTTTTGAAGAGCAATTTGGCGATTCAAGTGATTCTGGTCAAGGTGTCTGGGGTGAACTCAGCAAAGGAATTGCTGCAAAGTTGTCTCGAACTGTTTTCTCCATTGCTTCATTTAAGGGTGAATACATTGTTATGTGATCATTAGTTTCCATATTTTATTTGATCATCATTAATGAATACTGGAAATTATGATCATGCATAGGAAATGCGATGCTATGTGCATGCTCAGGCATAGTTATACGATCTGACCCACCCATCACAACTTTGCTGACTTCGGCAAGTTTAGTGAGATCTTCTCATGGCAGGATTGAAGATGACTTGATGGTTGGTGCTGCTAATCATGCTCTACTCCTTTTACTTGTTCATTCATTTATGATACTGGTTATGTCTGACTATCATTACAGATTAGAGTGCGCTACGAGTACCGACAGTATACCAACGGGTGGTTGGGAGACTATGATTTGGATCACAACCTTCTTCTTGTCAACATCCATACCCGCCGTCTTCCTGTGGCACATCTTGACCATCAAGTGCAACTTGAGTCATGTAGCAAGGTACTAGCTGTAGGTCGTGTTTTCAACTCCAGAAAATTGATGGCCACAAGTGGGTTAGTGAAGGACACAATAAGCATATATGATCAGGAGGAGGCCGCAGTCTCCACATGTAAAATCAGTAAggtacatttttttttacttctacATGATGGAAATAAATAGATGCATCAGGATACGAGTGGCTTAATCTGTCACTGCATTTACTTAATTTCTTCTGCAAGGCATTAACAATAGTTTGTCTTCCAGTGCAACAGTTGTTAACTgtcactttatttatttatttgctagGCTGGGATTGGAGGGCCCCTTATAGATGTCGATGGGTACTTTCATGGCATGAACTTTTATGGTGAGGAAGAAACACCATTCCTTCCAAGGAGTATAATTCTCAAATGCTTGAAGCGTTTTGGGATATTTGGGTATGTCTTCCAGTATTTATGTGCAACAACTTCTCCACTAACTTATCTATGCATGCTTGTAAACTCATTAGTTTGCTGCCCAGTAATGTGGCAGACTTGTCTCATTAGTTCCATTAATTGAGGCTACATGTCTACAGCAGTGAGTATATAAAGAAGGCTATTAATTCAATTGCAGGTTCAAGTTGAGGCTGTCTTTTCGTGATGTTCTATTTCACCATATGCCTGTAATATGAGAAAGAGAGAACTTCAACATTTAGATGAATTGAATTCTGTGCTCATATGTTATAGACTTGTTAAGGTATATACGAAACTAAATAACAGGACATACAATTTTGGCATTTGTAGTTTTTTTGCTGTGTGGGATGTATGGCCGTTCTGTATTTTTCTTTCGGTCATTTGTAGTTGCTTTGCATTTTGGTGTATGTTTGTTCCTTGATATGAATTTGGTTTGCTACCCCTTTGACCCAATAAGCACTTGTATTACCTGGAAATTTGCTACCTATTCTGTCAGCATGTACCCCCATTGTTGTCCAGCAGTTGGTTAGAACTCTTGTTTCAACGTTGAAGCTGATATATTGATCTGAATAAAATAACTTTAGTTCGAACTAGTATGAACATACTTTCATTCATGAGATCCCTAGACTCTTCTCTATGGAATAATTATGGCCATGTGGCTCCTGACTTTTGGATAAGCACTTCTCTGCATCTATTATAACAAATTTGCTATGTTCTACTGCAGGGATGAAAATAAAGGAGGTGACTACACAAGTAAGAAGTTAAAATAAACCTCTTCATTAAGAAATTATGTCATACTGTTTATTGTTAATGATTGTTGTATTAGGGTCCTCGCTGTAGCGCAAGGATGGTTTTACAGTTGTACAAGTAGTCAGTGGTCTCATTGCTAAGCAGTTCACCTTGTTTGAGAAAAGCAGATGTTCCCCTGGCACTGGCAGCACATGCTCCCCACACTGACCCCATTGACTATGCATTGGGATGCATGCTACACCattttaaatttgatttttAACTAAAAACATGTAGTATCATTTATCTTAATGCTTCCTCAATGGTTAGGAAGTGATCAGAGTGCATGAACCCCTAGGGGCATAATGTCCATATTTTTGGGTATACTACATGGGAATCTCCAACACAGAGCTTGTTTTCGTTCATTGTTTTCAGTTATGATATTCCCTTTCACTCATCTTTTCTATTATAGGCAGGAAAATGATGAGATGCGCAAATAGGACTGTGGATGCTTCCCCATCTTGTGGCTTCTTTTCAAAAGGTAATCTTTTATGGCTGATAAATATTGAAATCATGAATTATATGTAAGCTGATGCCATATTCTAGTGTTACGTACTGATTACAGTTGTGCATAATTTCTACCAGTGTGGAGGGACATTAGCTTTTTTAATGGTACTTGACATCCTGATACTGAAATACGGTCAGAAATTAAGTGCTAATCGCTTGACCTTTTGCCGTAGAATTTGTTGATCAGATGCATGATCGTCTACGCTCCAATGGTTTTCCCTTGCCAACTACTATCTGCGGTGAGTCGTCGCTTTCGATTTTGCCAACTCTCCCCGTTTTCCCTCTTTTGCCAGCTATGCTAACTCTCACTGTGTGGTGTTCCATGTTTCTTCAACCAGCTGGCATGGACATTAATAATTCTTTTGAAGAGAAATTCTGCAAATTGGATGGCTCTAAAGGAGATTTCGTGAATGAACTCAGTGTGGAACTTGCTTCAACTTTGTCTCGGAGCGTTGTCTCCCTTGCTTCATTTGACGGTGACTATACTGTAAATTTGATCATTGGGCTTCGTCATTGTACTTGGTCATTACTGAAATAATGACCTGAAATATGTTCTGTATAGGAAAAACAAGGTGGTTTGCATGCTCAGGCACACTTATAGAGTATGATCGACGTACAAGCGTTCTAACGTCAGCAAGTTTGGTCAGGTCTTTTGAtgatgaaaacaaaattgttgatAACTTGCAGGTGGGTTTGCTATTCATTCTGTACTACTCTGCATGTTCGTTTATGATA
This region includes:
- the LOC133893275 gene encoding uncharacterized protein LOC133893275 — its product is MERPAEKEAPPPAVEDGMLSATAAMARDAAVLLQSRRYAECAEVLAQLPLNEGDPKVLHNMAITESFLEGCPDPKSLLKILGDVKVGKMLKYKQEDVCGGESSEMHRDLIDTFEEQFGDSSDSGQGVWGELSKGIAAKLSRTVFSIASFKGNAMLCACSGIVIRSDPPITTLLTSASLVRSSHGRIEDDLMIRVRYEYRQYTNGWLGDYDLDHNLLLVNIHTRRLPVAHLDHQVQLESCSKVLAVGRVFNSRKLMATSGLVKDTISIYDQEEAAVSTCKISKAGIGGPLIDVDGYFHGMNFYGEEETPFLPRSIILKCLKRFGIFGDENKGGDYTSRKMMRCANRTVDASPSCGFFSKEFVDQMHDRLRSNGFPLPTTICAGMDINNSFEEKFCKLDGSKGDFVNELSVELASTLSRSVVSLASFDGKTRWFACSGTLIEYDRRTSVLTSASLVRSFDDENKIVDNLQIEVHLPDGQCVKGTLQYCNLYYNIAVVNTLVFPDFRAANLYHPMQIETGRKVVAVGRIFSSGRLTATCGIVTGKESNFCDKLMMSTCKITKVGIGGPVVDFNGNFIGMNFYDKGETPFLPRNVILECLRHFETRGIMAAENIADRPTRWPVPEPYWFNPTIDEPTDPLLELALLPMVVLRADPAQK